One window of Microcoleus vaginatus PCC 9802 genomic DNA carries:
- a CDS encoding ATP-binding protein, translating to MSQPTLKASQAGIEKAKTAQTGKGWSRQDLADRVVLGEGKNSQTGISRGIVNNFFTCKDVKSQLFVGICKALGLDWEEIREPNGTPSPPKPKFNYNNPFFPLSGRIDKPQFLFGRKREIKAVFDTLNSGSSVAIIGERAIGKSSLLQAIYREAPNQLREPRKPIYLNLEDVYDENDFYGALCRLTGIEKAKGTELSRALDSSQCRFLLLLDEVENMIWDGFTNQVRNQLRGLANGSDAPLRLVVAACTSLDTLFPDSQDKKSPFQGICIEENLKQWDEKICREFIVSRLQAEWLTPVAQPVRFTEEEIAGLIAESGGYPQKLMQLCYQTYARYIN from the coding sequence ATGTCGCAACCAACGCTCAAAGCATCCCAGGCAGGAATCGAAAAAGCAAAAACAGCTCAAACAGGTAAAGGCTGGAGTCGCCAAGACTTAGCCGATCGTGTTGTCCTGGGGGAAGGCAAAAATTCACAGACAGGCATCAGTCGTGGTATAGTTAATAATTTTTTCACCTGTAAGGATGTCAAGTCCCAGTTATTTGTTGGAATTTGCAAGGCTTTAGGATTGGATTGGGAGGAAATTCGAGAACCCAATGGAACGCCATCGCCCCCAAAACCAAAGTTCAACTACAATAATCCATTTTTTCCTCTAAGTGGCAGGATAGACAAACCGCAATTTTTATTTGGTAGAAAACGGGAAATTAAAGCGGTATTTGATACGCTCAATAGTGGCAGTAGCGTAGCAATCATTGGCGAAAGAGCGATCGGCAAAAGTTCTCTGCTACAAGCCATTTACCGAGAAGCACCAAATCAACTCCGTGAGCCTCGCAAACCCATTTACCTAAACTTAGAAGATGTTTACGATGAAAATGACTTTTACGGTGCTTTGTGCAGATTAACGGGTATCGAGAAAGCAAAGGGCACTGAGTTATCACGGGCTTTAGATTCGTCCCAATGCCGATTCCTGTTGCTTTTAGATGAAGTCGAAAACATGATCTGGGATGGATTTACTAACCAAGTACGCAACCAATTGCGGGGTTTGGCAAATGGAAGTGACGCACCTTTGCGTCTAGTTGTCGCCGCCTGCACCTCTCTTGATACCCTGTTTCCTGATAGTCAAGACAAAAAATCTCCTTTCCAAGGGATTTGCATTGAGGAAAATCTGAAGCAATGGGATGAAAAAATCTGCCGTGAATTTATTGTTAGTCGCCTCCAGGCTGAGTGGTTAACACCTGTTGCTCAGCCCGTGAGGTTTACTGAGGAAGAAATTGCGGGGTTAATTGCTGAAAGTGGCGGCTATCCTCAGAAATTGATGCAGTTGTGCTATCAAACTTATGCCCGTTATATCAACTAG
- a CDS encoding DUF2854 domain-containing protein produces the protein MLRKISLANLALVVGGIIAAVGFGAYFTDRPTLNLAGFFYGIPLLLGGLALKAAELEPVDFTEPTSAEVLLLRESQATDTQNQVRKDITRFRYGQPAHLDDALERLGLAPTDEERPLLQGLREVNVDGAYGLILEFYSPLMPIDLWEEKQDKIATFFGPGLRAQVSQKPDDKIELALIKNTQA, from the coding sequence ATGTTACGCAAAATTTCTTTAGCAAACCTAGCCTTAGTTGTTGGCGGTATTATAGCAGCAGTCGGTTTCGGAGCATACTTCACAGACAGACCTACCCTGAACCTAGCCGGTTTTTTTTATGGAATTCCGCTGTTGCTGGGAGGTTTGGCCCTGAAAGCGGCCGAACTCGAACCAGTGGATTTCACCGAACCTACCTCTGCTGAAGTTCTCCTCCTGCGAGAAAGTCAGGCCACGGATACTCAAAACCAAGTCCGCAAAGATATCACCCGATTTCGCTACGGCCAACCCGCGCACTTAGATGATGCTTTGGAGCGCCTGGGCCTGGCCCCGACCGACGAGGAACGACCACTCCTGCAAGGGTTGCGGGAAGTTAATGTTGATGGTGCTTATGGGTTAATTCTAGAGTTTTATTCGCCGCTAATGCCGATCGACCTCTGGGAAGAAAAGCAAGACAAAATAGCTACTTTTTTTGGACCAGGTTTGCGCGCACAAGTGAGTCAAAAGCCTGATGACAAAATTGAATTGGCTCTCATTAAAAATACTCAAGCTTAA
- a CDS encoding UDP-glucose/GDP-mannose dehydrogenase family protein, with amino-acid sequence MHVCVIGTGYVGLVTGTCLAHIGHHVICVDNNEEKVKLMKSGQSPIFEPGLSELMSSASASGNLEFTSDLAAGVSHGDILFIAVGTPPLPTGESDTRYVEAVARGIGAHLDGDYKVIVNKSTVPIGSGDWVRRIVLDGLAERQKTQTNDMATGEEVAAKKGVVFDVVSNPEFLREGCAVFDTFNPDRIVLGSNSRRAMDMMLQLYRPIVDRKYAENPSLPEVPVVMTDISSAEMIKYAANAFLATKISFINEVANICDRVGADITQISKGIGLDSRIGGKFLQAGIGWGGSCFPKDVSALVHTAEDYGYEAHLLKAAVEVNERQRLIAIEKLQQVLKILKGKTIGLLGLTFKPDTDDLRDAPALNLIDNLNRLGAKVKAYDPIVSQTGMRHGLSGVLVETDPERLADGCDALVLVTDWEQFRNLDYDKMAKLMNHPVMIDGRNFLDKKALEAAGFQYVGIGR; translated from the coding sequence ATGCATGTTTGCGTCATCGGTACAGGATATGTTGGCTTAGTCACCGGCACTTGTTTGGCCCACATCGGCCACCACGTGATTTGCGTAGACAACAACGAAGAAAAAGTTAAATTAATGAAGTCTGGACAGTCGCCTATTTTTGAACCCGGACTGTCTGAATTAATGTCCTCTGCATCTGCGTCAGGCAATCTAGAATTTACTTCGGATTTAGCAGCAGGAGTCTCTCACGGGGACATTTTGTTTATTGCCGTGGGGACGCCTCCTTTGCCTACTGGGGAAAGCGATACTCGCTACGTGGAAGCGGTTGCTCGTGGAATTGGAGCTCACCTCGACGGCGATTACAAAGTCATTGTCAATAAATCTACGGTGCCCATCGGTTCCGGGGACTGGGTGCGGAGGATTGTTCTCGACGGTTTGGCGGAACGTCAAAAAACTCAAACCAATGACATGGCTACGGGTGAGGAAGTAGCCGCAAAAAAAGGTGTGGTATTTGATGTAGTTAGCAACCCGGAGTTTTTGCGGGAGGGGTGTGCTGTTTTCGATACTTTTAATCCCGATCGCATTGTTCTCGGCAGCAACTCTCGGCGGGCAATGGATATGATGCTACAGTTATACCGGCCGATTGTCGATCGCAAGTATGCAGAAAATCCGTCTTTGCCGGAGGTTCCTGTGGTGATGACTGATATCAGTTCAGCGGAGATGATTAAGTACGCAGCTAATGCTTTTTTGGCGACGAAGATTAGCTTTATTAATGAAGTGGCTAATATTTGCGATCGCGTCGGTGCAGATATTACCCAAATATCGAAAGGTATCGGTTTAGATTCGCGGATTGGTGGCAAGTTTCTGCAAGCTGGCATTGGTTGGGGCGGTTCTTGTTTCCCCAAAGATGTCTCAGCTTTAGTTCACACTGCTGAGGATTACGGTTACGAGGCGCATTTGCTGAAAGCGGCAGTGGAAGTAAACGAACGCCAGCGGTTGATTGCTATTGAAAAGTTGCAGCAAGTTTTGAAGATTCTCAAAGGTAAAACAATCGGACTTTTGGGTTTGACTTTCAAGCCGGATACTGACGATTTGCGGGATGCTCCAGCGCTGAATTTAATCGACAATTTGAATCGGTTGGGAGCGAAAGTTAAAGCTTACGATCCGATTGTTTCTCAAACTGGGATGCGTCACGGTTTGTCGGGAGTTTTGGTAGAAACCGATCCGGAAAGACTGGCTGATGGTTGCGATGCTTTGGTGTTGGTGACTGACTGGGAACAGTTTCGTAATTTAGATTACGATAAAATGGCCAAGTTGATGAATCATCCGGTAATGATTGATGGCCGCAATTTCTTAGACAAGAAGGCTTTAGAAGCGGCTGGTTTCCAATATGTGGGTATTGGAAGGTAA
- a CDS encoding SDR family oxidoreductase, with translation MRILVTGGAGFLGSHLIDRLMAQGHEVVCLDNFYTGTKRNILKWLDNPYFELIRHDITEPIRLEVDQIYHLACPASPIHYQYNPVKTIKTNVIGTMNMLGLAKRVKARFFLASTSEVYGDPDVHPQTEDYRGNVNCIGIRSCYDEGKRVAETLSFDYHRQNGVDIRVVRIFNTYGPRMLENDGRVVSNFIAQALRNQPLTVYGDGSQTRSFCYVSDLVEGFIRLMNSDQIGPMNLGNPGEYTILELAEKIQNMINPGAEIIFKPLPEDDPKQRQPDITRAKTWLGWEPTVPLDQGLELTVKDFRDRIEGNQK, from the coding sequence ATGAGAATTTTAGTCACAGGCGGTGCGGGTTTCCTCGGTTCCCACCTAATCGATCGCTTAATGGCCCAAGGACATGAGGTAGTCTGCCTGGATAATTTCTACACCGGGACTAAACGCAATATCCTCAAATGGCTGGACAACCCGTATTTTGAGCTGATCCGCCACGACATCACGGAACCGATTCGGTTAGAGGTAGATCAGATTTACCATTTGGCCTGTCCCGCTTCCCCGATACACTATCAGTACAACCCTGTCAAGACAATTAAAACCAACGTCATCGGCACGATGAATATGCTGGGGCTGGCTAAACGGGTGAAAGCAAGATTCTTTCTGGCTTCCACTTCCGAAGTGTACGGAGATCCTGACGTACATCCACAAACAGAAGATTATCGTGGCAACGTTAATTGTATCGGAATTCGCAGTTGCTATGACGAAGGGAAACGAGTAGCTGAAACCTTATCTTTTGATTACCACCGTCAAAATGGGGTAGACATTCGAGTTGTGCGAATCTTCAATACCTACGGCCCTCGGATGTTGGAAAATGACGGCAGAGTAGTGAGCAATTTTATTGCTCAAGCTTTGCGGAATCAACCGCTGACAGTATACGGCGACGGTTCCCAAACACGGAGTTTTTGCTACGTTTCTGATTTGGTGGAAGGATTTATTCGTTTGATGAATAGCGACCAAATCGGGCCGATGAATTTGGGGAATCCCGGTGAATACACTATTTTAGAACTGGCAGAAAAAATTCAAAATATGATTAATCCAGGGGCAGAAATTATCTTTAAACCGCTGCCGGAAGACGATCCAAAACAGCGACAACCGGATATTACTCGTGCTAAAACTTGGTTGGGGTGGGAGCCAACTGTGCCGCTGGATCAAGGTTTAGAGTTGACTGTGAAAGATTTTCGCGATCGCATTGAGGGAAACCAAAAGTAA
- a CDS encoding XRE family transcriptional regulator encodes MSKGLVRLRVRELAAEKGWTLKEVAERSGVGYSTISNYARSQGMAMVDFAAVHKLARTFDVMIEDFVVILEK; translated from the coding sequence ATGAGCAAAGGCTTAGTCAGGTTGCGGGTTCGAGAGTTGGCTGCCGAGAAGGGATGGACGCTCAAGGAAGTTGCGGAGCGATCGGGCGTGGGCTACAGTACCATTAGCAATTATGCTCGTTCTCAGGGGATGGCAATGGTTGACTTTGCAGCAGTCCACAAGCTGGCTCGAACTTTTGATGTGATGATTGAGGATTTCGTGGTAATCCTCGAAAAATAG
- the ppk1 gene encoding polyphosphate kinase 1 produces the protein MPKPKKTPAKTYTEINLSDPQYYFNREQSWLEFNNRVLHEALDPRTPLLERLKFLAIFSSNLDEYFMVRVGALKQQVHAKVSKLTSDGRTPQQQLDALNKRLLPMVTQQHSYFEQTLRPKLAASEIYILDYIDLNQEQRNYLHRYFKEQVFPVLTPLAVDPSHPFPYLSNLSLNLAVVVRDPDTREELFARVKVPQVLPRFLPLPGDLQWQQRGKSPVWTGVPLEQVIAHNLEALFPGMDVEEYHPFRITRNSDLTVEEDEAEDLLLAIEQELRKRRFGGSAVRMEIQAIMPPALRDMLMEELDLGEQDVYVVEGLLGLKDLMSFVGLPAPELKDPPWTPVVPPRLRNSEPARILDKSRLDAEDGEDIFTTIRQGDLMLHHPYHSFAATVQRFITEAAHDRSVLAIKMTLYRTSGDSPIVSALIQAAENGKQVAVLVELKARFDEENNINWARKLEQAGVHVVYGLVGLKTHTKIVMVVRREDGYIRRYVHIGTGNYNPKTAGLYTDVGLLSCREDLGSDLADLFNYLTGYSRQVSYRKLLVAPVNMRDRFLALIRREAEFCRLQAEGHTGSCGRIVAKMNALVDPQIIVALYEASQAGVKIDLIIRGICCLRPGVEGVSENIRVISIIGRFLEHSRMFYFFNGGNEEVYIGSADWMQRNLTRRVEAIVQVEDPTIAMELQEILGVMLADNRQAWDLQPGGHYSQRRPPANCPEVSSQQILMDMVMN, from the coding sequence ATGCCCAAGCCAAAAAAGACCCCCGCCAAAACCTACACTGAAATCAACCTCAGCGATCCTCAATATTACTTCAACCGAGAACAAAGCTGGCTAGAATTCAACAACCGGGTGCTCCACGAAGCCCTCGACCCCCGCACGCCCCTCCTAGAAAGGCTCAAATTTCTCGCTATTTTTAGCTCCAACCTAGACGAATATTTTATGGTGCGCGTGGGCGCCCTCAAACAACAAGTACACGCAAAAGTCAGCAAATTAACCTCCGACGGTCGCACGCCCCAACAACAGCTAGATGCCCTGAACAAGCGGCTTTTGCCGATGGTTACTCAGCAGCACTCGTATTTTGAGCAAACCCTGCGGCCGAAACTAGCAGCAAGCGAAATCTACATTCTCGACTACATTGACCTCAATCAAGAACAGCGCAATTACTTGCACCGCTACTTCAAAGAACAAGTATTTCCCGTACTCACTCCCCTAGCAGTTGACCCCAGCCACCCATTCCCCTACCTTTCCAATCTCAGCCTCAATTTAGCAGTAGTAGTCAGAGACCCCGACACGCGCGAAGAATTGTTTGCCCGCGTCAAAGTCCCGCAGGTTTTGCCGAGGTTTCTGCCCCTGCCGGGGGATTTGCAGTGGCAGCAGAGGGGCAAATCTCCTGTTTGGACTGGCGTGCCCCTAGAACAGGTGATTGCCCACAATTTAGAAGCTTTGTTTCCGGGGATGGACGTTGAGGAATATCACCCGTTCCGCATTACTCGCAATTCCGATTTAACGGTGGAGGAAGATGAGGCAGAGGATTTGCTGCTGGCAATAGAACAGGAGCTCCGCAAGCGCCGGTTTGGAGGTTCTGCGGTGCGGATGGAAATTCAAGCGATTATGCCGCCTGCGCTGCGAGATATGCTGATGGAAGAGCTGGATCTCGGCGAGCAAGATGTTTACGTCGTAGAGGGGCTGCTAGGCCTCAAGGATTTGATGTCTTTTGTGGGGCTGCCAGCGCCGGAACTGAAAGACCCGCCTTGGACTCCGGTTGTGCCGCCGCGCTTGCGAAACTCGGAACCGGCAAGGATTTTAGATAAATCGAGGTTGGATGCTGAAGATGGTGAGGATATTTTCACGACCATCCGGCAGGGGGATTTGATGTTGCACCATCCTTATCACTCGTTTGCGGCGACGGTACAGCGGTTTATTACTGAGGCGGCGCACGATCGCTCCGTGTTAGCGATTAAAATGACTTTATACCGCACTTCTGGAGATTCGCCGATCGTCAGCGCCTTAATTCAAGCAGCGGAAAACGGCAAGCAGGTAGCCGTTTTAGTAGAACTCAAAGCTAGGTTTGACGAAGAAAATAATATTAATTGGGCTCGCAAGTTAGAACAAGCTGGAGTCCACGTAGTTTACGGTTTGGTGGGACTCAAAACCCACACCAAGATTGTGATGGTAGTGCGTCGCGAGGACGGGTACATCCGCCGCTACGTCCACATCGGCACCGGTAATTACAATCCCAAAACAGCGGGACTATATACCGATGTGGGTTTGTTGAGTTGTCGCGAGGATTTGGGATCGGATTTGGCGGATTTGTTTAATTATTTGACTGGTTATTCGCGGCAGGTATCTTATCGCAAATTATTGGTGGCACCTGTCAATATGCGCGATCGATTTTTAGCTTTAATCCGCCGCGAAGCCGAATTCTGCCGCTTGCAGGCCGAAGGCCACACCGGTAGCTGCGGCCGCATTGTCGCTAAAATGAACGCTTTAGTTGACCCTCAAATCATTGTTGCTTTGTACGAAGCTTCGCAAGCGGGAGTTAAAATTGATTTGATTATCCGGGGGATTTGCTGTTTGCGTCCCGGCGTTGAAGGTGTTAGCGAAAATATCCGAGTTATCAGTATTATCGGTCGCTTTTTAGAGCATTCTCGGATGTTTTATTTTTTCAACGGTGGCAACGAAGAGGTGTATATTGGTTCTGCTGACTGGATGCAGCGCAATCTCACCAGACGGGTTGAGGCCATAGTTCAGGTGGAAGACCCGACAATTGCCATGGAATTGCAAGAAATTTTGGGAGTAATGCTGGCTGACAACCGCCAAGCTTGGGATTTGCAGCCGGGAGGACACTACTCTCAGCGACGGCCGCCTGCTAATTGCCCAGAAGTGAGCTCTCAGCAAATTTTGATGGATATGGTGATGAATTAG